One segment of Manihot esculenta cultivar AM560-2 chromosome 4, M.esculenta_v8, whole genome shotgun sequence DNA contains the following:
- the LOC110611413 gene encoding uncharacterized protein LOC110611413 isoform X1, with protein MSSKEGQRFYSSLSRKELQSLCKKCGLPARKSSSEMAESLFSFFQKNDLRLAFLGKTGGGIQEVSLPLSSVMAWQTEDPFNLTGNVMKVTDSFQLRSPRGESYRGNRNAKHNELESCIGLRAYDKEGFGGSIEYFQGPSQSQFVSQGAGGGVIHKGTPSSFSGCVEHTPQFRCGHINVGVCPIENASPEIRTYKKVPASFEFYVSSEEGIKLCVDLNSSPSDWTKKYKNQVSLTMNVASTKSRSLHQELGSIGQSDDKQIKSPFPQSVDPNEIKDGCIQGKPSPSLVVENNMGIDHPDGGNKSSVASPSRPCSAEQSDCLREDKGHISPKPCPDVQNQIISNIESFNKNGDSAILDSDIIDTTTEKTACNFVVNSISDGSMDLVAIEHQNSKHDDEGCENSTRQNSSDLENNCITLASCSAKMPLSEAGNYHNDTSCSPNKNGEFLDLYDSKHNMLNEQTALATSSENDHLGNHLPTCSEEREWNNIVSVMESSVCSEVDNSVEKTGVKSDNLESNEDFCRKRPSKDSDCQDSSSKRDPKILRSVKHSAVEALPRRSMRLVSK; from the exons AAGAATGATTTAAGGTTAGCGTTCTTAGGCAAAACCGGAGGTGGGATCCAAGAGGTTTCGCTTCCTCTATCTTCAGTAATGGCGTGGCAGACTGAAGACCCTTTCAATTTGACAGGAAATGTAATGAAAG TTACAGATAGCTTTCAACTGAGATCTCCTAGAGGAGAAAGTTACAGGGGAAATAGAAACGCTAAACACAATGAATTGGAAAGCTGCATAGGATTGAGGGCTTATGACAAG GAAGGCTTTGGTGGCTCAATTGAATATTTTCAGGGTCCATCCCAGTCTCAATTTGTTTCTcaaggtgctggtggtggtgtcATCCATAAGGGGACTCCATCAAGCTTCAGTGGCTGTGTGGAACATACACCCCAGTTTCGTTGTGGACACATAAATGTAGGTGTCTGTCCCATAGAGAATGCCTCTCCTGAAATACGAACTTATAAAAAAGTTCCTGCCTCTTTTGAGTTCTATGTCAGTTCAGAAGAGGGAATCAAACTCTGTGTTGATTTGAATTCAAGCCCATCAGACTGGACTAAGAAATACAAAAATCAGGTTTCTTTAACAATGAATGTGGCCAGTACCAAGTCTCGAAGTCTTCATCAAGAGCTTGGTTCCATTGGACAAAGTGatgataaacaaataaaaagtcCCTTTCCTCAGAGTGTTGATCCCAATGAAATCAAGGATGGCTGTATACAAGGCAAACCTTCTCCAAGTTTGGTTGTGGAAAATAATATGGGGATTGATCATCCAGATGGAGGTAATAAATCATCAGTGGCCTCGCCTTCAAGACCATGTAGTGCAGAGCAATCAGATTGCTTAAGGGAAGATAAGGGACATATCTCACCTAAACCTTGTCCTGACGTGCAGAACCAAATAATTTCTAATATAGAATCCTTCAATAAGAATGGGGATAGTGCTATTCTTGATTCAGATATCATTGATACTACAACAGAAAAGACAGCCTGTAATTTTGTTGTTAACTCCATATCTGATGGCTCAATGGATCTTGTTGCAATTGAGCATCAGAATTCAAAGCATGATGATGAAGGTTGTGAGAATTCAACGAGGCAGAACAGTAGTGATCTTGAGAATAATTGCATAACGTTGGCTAGTTGTTCTGCAAAAATGCCATTGTCAGAAGCTGGGAATTACCACAATGACACATCATGTTCACCTAATAAAAATGGTGAATTCTTGGACCTGTATGATTCAAAGCACAATATGCTAAATGAGCAAACTGCATTAGCCACATCAAGTGAGAATGATCATCTTGGGAACCATTTGCCTACATGCTCTGAAGAAAGG GAATGGAACAATATTGTTAGCGTGATGGAGAGTTCAGT ATGCTCAGAAGTTGACAACTCAGTTGAAAAAACTGGTGTAAAGTCTGACAATCTGGAATCAAATGAAGATTTTTGCAGAAAGAGGCCATCTAAAGACAGTGACTGTCAAGACAGCAGTAGTAAGCGTGACCCAAAAATTTTAAGAAGCGTGAAGCATTCTGCAGTAGAAGCTCTTCCCAGAAGATCCATGCGGCTTGTCTCTAAG TGA
- the LOC110611413 gene encoding uncharacterized protein LOC110611413 isoform X2, protein MSSKEGQRFYSSLSRKELQSLCKKCGLPARKSSSEMAESLFSFFQKNDLRLAFLGKTGGGIQEVSLPLSSVMAWQTEDPFNLTGNVMKVTDSFQLRSPRGESYRGNRNAKHNELESCIGLRAYDKEGFGGSIEYFQGPSQSQFVSQGAGGGVIHKGTPSSFSGCVEHTPQFRCGHINVGVCPIENASPEIRTYKKVPASFEFYVSSEEGIKLCVDLNSSPSDWTKKYKNQVSLTMNVASTKSRSLHQELGSIGQSDDKQIKSPFPQSVDPNEIKDGCIQGKPSPSLVVENNMGIDHPDGGNKSSVASPSRPCSAEQSDCLREDKGHISPKPCPDVQNQIISNIESFNKNGDSAILDSDIIDTTTEKTACNFVVNSISDGSMDLVAIEHQNSKHDDEGCENSTRQNSSDLENNCITLASCSAKMPLSEAGNYHNDTSCSPNKNGEFLDLYDSKHNMLNEQTALATSSENDHLGNHLPTCSEERMLRS, encoded by the exons AAGAATGATTTAAGGTTAGCGTTCTTAGGCAAAACCGGAGGTGGGATCCAAGAGGTTTCGCTTCCTCTATCTTCAGTAATGGCGTGGCAGACTGAAGACCCTTTCAATTTGACAGGAAATGTAATGAAAG TTACAGATAGCTTTCAACTGAGATCTCCTAGAGGAGAAAGTTACAGGGGAAATAGAAACGCTAAACACAATGAATTGGAAAGCTGCATAGGATTGAGGGCTTATGACAAG GAAGGCTTTGGTGGCTCAATTGAATATTTTCAGGGTCCATCCCAGTCTCAATTTGTTTCTcaaggtgctggtggtggtgtcATCCATAAGGGGACTCCATCAAGCTTCAGTGGCTGTGTGGAACATACACCCCAGTTTCGTTGTGGACACATAAATGTAGGTGTCTGTCCCATAGAGAATGCCTCTCCTGAAATACGAACTTATAAAAAAGTTCCTGCCTCTTTTGAGTTCTATGTCAGTTCAGAAGAGGGAATCAAACTCTGTGTTGATTTGAATTCAAGCCCATCAGACTGGACTAAGAAATACAAAAATCAGGTTTCTTTAACAATGAATGTGGCCAGTACCAAGTCTCGAAGTCTTCATCAAGAGCTTGGTTCCATTGGACAAAGTGatgataaacaaataaaaagtcCCTTTCCTCAGAGTGTTGATCCCAATGAAATCAAGGATGGCTGTATACAAGGCAAACCTTCTCCAAGTTTGGTTGTGGAAAATAATATGGGGATTGATCATCCAGATGGAGGTAATAAATCATCAGTGGCCTCGCCTTCAAGACCATGTAGTGCAGAGCAATCAGATTGCTTAAGGGAAGATAAGGGACATATCTCACCTAAACCTTGTCCTGACGTGCAGAACCAAATAATTTCTAATATAGAATCCTTCAATAAGAATGGGGATAGTGCTATTCTTGATTCAGATATCATTGATACTACAACAGAAAAGACAGCCTGTAATTTTGTTGTTAACTCCATATCTGATGGCTCAATGGATCTTGTTGCAATTGAGCATCAGAATTCAAAGCATGATGATGAAGGTTGTGAGAATTCAACGAGGCAGAACAGTAGTGATCTTGAGAATAATTGCATAACGTTGGCTAGTTGTTCTGCAAAAATGCCATTGTCAGAAGCTGGGAATTACCACAATGACACATCATGTTCACCTAATAAAAATGGTGAATTCTTGGACCTGTATGATTCAAAGCACAATATGCTAAATGAGCAAACTGCATTAGCCACATCAAGTGAGAATGATCATCTTGGGAACCATTTGCCTACATGCTCTGAAGAAAGG ATGCTCAGAAGTTGA